A region of Sesamum indicum cultivar Zhongzhi No. 13 linkage group LG7, S_indicum_v1.0, whole genome shotgun sequence DNA encodes the following proteins:
- the LOC105165884 gene encoding uncharacterized protein LOC105165884, which translates to MTGINYRKVTVMIRETTAITTKLDVKTVDESKSWKDEIARYLREGSLPDDPIQAKRIKFKAVYFTLVSDQLYKRTVDGPLLKCLDDEKSKNVMKEIHEGSCENHSGARLLAQKVIRQGYVCSKMTRDTREYVRKCDNCQRYPSLIH; encoded by the coding sequence ATGACAGGCATCAACTATCGCAAAGTTACGGTGATGATTCGGGAAACAACTGCGATCACAACGAAGTTGGATGTTAAAACAGTGGACGAATCCAAGTCATGGAAGGACGAGATCGCGCGGTACTTAAGAGAGGGATCCTTGCCAGATGATCCCATTCAGGCTAAAAGAATAAAGTTCAAAGCAGTGTATTTTACATTGGTTTCAGATCAATTGTACAAAAGAACTGTTGATGGACCATTATTGAAATGCCTTGACGACGAGAAATCTAAGAATGTGATGAAGGAGATCCACGAAGGAAGTTGCGAAAATCACTCTGGTGCGAGGTTACTGGCACAGAAGGTAATTAGGCAAGGATATGTTTGCTCAAAAATGACAAGAGATACAAGGGAATATGTGAGGAAATGTGATAACTGCCAAAGGTACCCATCTCTGATACACTAA